The region CTTGTGAGTTTTTCCTGTATAGAAAAGGATACGCTCAGTTGTAGTAGTTTTACCAGCATCGATGTGTGCAGCGATACCAATATTTCTTGTGTATTTAAGATCTCTACTCATCTTACAAATTAAAATTTAAAGTGTGAGAATGCCTTGTTAGCCTCAGCCATTTTGTGCGTATCTGTCTTTTTCTTAACAGCAGCACCTTCTTCTTTAGCAGCAGCGATAATCTCTGCAGCTAATTTCTGAGCCATAGACTTATCATTTCTGGCAGTAGCATATTTAATTAACCACTTCATTGCCATAGAAATTTTTCTATCTGCACGGATAGGCATTGGGATTTGGAAGTTTGCACCACCAACTCTTCTAGATC is a window of Elizabethkingia anophelis R26 DNA encoding:
- the rpsG gene encoding 30S ribosomal protein S7 — its product is MRKTKAKKRPLLPDPKFNDQLVTRFVNNLMLDGKKSIAFRIFYDALEIVEKKKEDQEKTSLEVWKDALTNVMPHVEVRSRRVGGANFQIPMPIRADRKISMAMKWLIKYATARNDKSMAQKLAAEIIAAAKEEGAAVKKKTDTHKMAEANKAFSHFKF